The Corallococcus macrosporus genome segment GGGCCGGCGGACCCACGGCCGAGGTCCACCGCCTGACCGGGACGTTCGCCTCCCTGCTGGAGGGCAGGACGTTCGACGCGCTCTTCCAGCGCGAGCCGGGCTCGGGCGTGTCCGCGGTGCAGCTGCTCCGCGACGCCAACACCCAGAACATTCCCATCTACCGCATCACGGCGGCCAACTACGCGCAGATCGCTCCCCGGCTGGACATCGACGCGGACGTGGCCCAGGAGATCGCCAATGCCGTGCAGGCGGGCCAGCACGTCGTGGTGTCCGAGCGCGCGCCGGCCCACGGCAACTGGTCCGGTCTGGGCTACATCATCGAGGACCCTGACAACGGCACGGCGGCCTATCTCATCAAGGGCGGGCTCAATGGCGGCGCGGACAATCCCTGCAACCGGGAGCGGGCCAAGGAGCCCCAGCGCGTGCCTGTCCTTGAAATCGTCCTGGTGGCCATCCTCATCATCGCCCTCATCTTGTTGCTGCTGATGCTGCCGGAGATCCTCATCGCCATCGGTGGCGCGCTGGAGCCCGCGTTCGCCAGCCTGATGGTCTTCCTGGGCCTGGGGGCCGCGCCCGCCATGGCCGCCACCCCGCCGCCCGGCGCCGGGATGAGCCCTCCCGGGGACTGCACGTCCATCCAACACCGCGAGCTCAAGAGGGCGGTCGGCCTCGCCTGCAAATCCGTGCCATTCTCCTGCGCGAGCTTCCCGAACACCGGAGCGAACTGCTTGGAGCTGGCGAATCGGCGCAACCTGGGACTCGCCTGCGCGGCGGCACGGCAGGCCATCAACGACACCTGCTTCCGCGGGGGTGATGCGGCCCACATCGACGAGCTGAGCAAGGCCTTCGCGGCCGTCGCGACGTGCGAGTGCAAGCTCATCGCCAATGGGTGTCCCCCATGAGCAGTCCGTCGGACTCCGCCCGGGACCTGGCGGCCCTGGCCCGGGTGCGTCAGGCCTTCGCCGCCACTCCGCCGCCCCCGGCTTCCGTGGGGCGGCCCGGGCTCTGGTTCGATGAGCACGGCGCGCCCCACACCTACGACGACCCGGAGTCGGAAGAGGCGGCGGGCCACTTCGCGGGCCGGCCGTGGACGGACTTCGCCAACGCGGCGCTCCTCCAGTGGGAGTCGACGCAGTCGGGGCTTCTGCACCTGTCGTCCCAGGGCCGCGCCTACTACCTGCCCGCGTACCTCATCGCGCTGCTCACCGAGGTGCTCGACGTGGACACGTTCTCCGCGCTGGAGACGGTGGTGGACGTGCTGATGCCCCCGGATCCGCGGGCCCCGCGCAGTGTGCCGGGCGGGCAGGGCGAAGCGCAGTGGAAGGCCCTGGTCCAGGCGCGCATCACCGCGTTCCAGGACTTCGTCGCCGCGCTGGACGGCCCCCAGCGCGCGGCGGTCGCGGCCTTCCTGGACGCCATGGTCCCCCGGTTCGGGAACACCCCGCCGCCCAATCCGGCACGCGTGGCGCTGGATGAGTTCTGGGCCACCTGGCTCCCGGCACTGTCTGGCGTTTGATCAGTAGCCGGTGCCGCCGCAGTGATTGTTCATGCCGTCCTCGGTGCCGTACGGGATGCCGTCCTCGCAGACCTGGTGGCTGGGCGCGTAGATGTCCTGCCAGATCATGCCTCCGGGGGAAGAGACCAGGGTGAAGGAGGAGCCGCCGAAGTTCGACGTCCAGAAGCCCATGACGTCGGGGCTGCCCTCCACGGCATCGAGCAACTCGGAGATGTTCTTGCGCGTGTAACGCATGGCGGGGTTCCTTGAGAGGAGATGAATTCGCGGATTCACCGTATCCGTGCTCCAGTGGAGTTTCCTCTCCCCTTTTTGTCCATGACCACCGGAACCCATTCGTCTCCTTCTGAGCCGGGCATGCGGCGCGCGGTATCGCGCTGGGAAATCGTCGGGTTCTCCATCAACGACGTCATCGGCAGCGGCGTCTACCTGCTGCCCGCGGCGGCCGCCGCGAACCTGGGCTCGGCCAGCACGGGCGCGGTCGTGCTCGCGGGGCTGGCGGTGCTGCTGCTCGTGCTCTGCTTCGCGGAGGCGGCCAGCTACTTCGACAAGCCCGGCAGCGCCTATCTCTACACGCGTGAAGCCTTTGGCGAACGGGTGGGGTTCCAGGTCGGCTGGATGACGTGGCTGGCGCGCGTCTCGTCCGTGGCCTCGCTGTCCGTGGGCTTCTCCCGCGCGCTGGGCTTCCTGTGGCCCGCGGCGAACTCGGGTCTGGGCCAGGGCCTGGCCATCGCCGTGCCCCTGCTCGCGCTCACCGCCATCAACGTCGTGGGCGTGAAGGGCGGCGCTCGCACCGCGGTGTTCCTCGCCGTCACCAAGACGGTGCCCCTGCTGGTGTTCATCGCCGTGGGCCTCTTCTCCGTGTCCGTGCCGCTGGCGACGTCGGTGGCTCCCAGGGAGGGCGGCAACCTGGGGGCCGCGGTGCTGCTGCTGCTGTTCGCCTACGCCGGCTTCGAGAACACGGCGGCTCCGGCGGGTGAGTTCAAGAACCCCCGCCGCGACGTGCCCTTCGCGCTCGTCGTGCAGATTGGCGTGGTCACGCTCATCTACACGGCGGTGCAGTGGGTGGCGCTGGGCACGCTGCCCGGGGTCGCGGACGCGCAGACGCCGCTCGCGAACGCCGCCGCGCGGTTCCTTGGCGGCTGGGGTGGGCTCCTCATGACGGTGGGCGGGGTGCTGTCCATCCTGGGGACCAACAGCAACACCGTGCTCGCCGGGCCGCGCTACCTGTACGCGCTGGCACAGGATGGCTTTGGTCCCGCCGCGCTCGCCACGCTGCATCCGCGCTTCCGCACGCCGACGGCCGCCATCCTCACGCAGACGGCCATCGCGCTGCCCCTCGCGTTCTCCGGCTCGTTCGAGGTGCTCGCCACGCTCTCCGTGGTGGCCCGGCTGGCCACGTACTTCGGCACGGCCATGGCGGTGCCCGTGCTGCGCCGCAAGCTCCAGGCGCCCGCGAACGCGTTCCGCATCCCGGGCGGTCCGGTGATTCCCTTCGCCGCCGCCGCTCTGTGCGTCGTCTTCGCGCTGAGCGCGGAGCGGGAGAACCTCATCGCCGGGGCCGTCGCGCTCGCGGTGGGCTTCGTGCTCTACAGGTTCCAGCGCAAGCCGGACGGCAAGGCCGCGCTGACCTCCCGGGAGACGTCATGAGTCGGAAGAGGATGCTCGCCATCGTCGGTGCGGTCCTCCTTGCCGGCGTGGCCGTGGCCGTGGTCGTGCTTCGCGGTCAGGCCCGCGCACCCGGGGACGACGACAACTTCGCCGCCGACCTGGACGCGCGCCCGAAGTGCTGGGTGAAGATGAAGCCGTCCGCGACAGGGAAGTGCTCGGGGCGGGTTTACAAGGGGCAGTGCTACATGGCCAACTGGTCTGAGTGCGCGAAGTACTACTGAAGGGCGCGCGACTGCGTTCGGCTGCAACGCGCGCCGCGTGTGCTGCGCACGCGACCCGCGCACGGCGCGCGGCACCGGTCTGATGAAACACACCGGGCCGCCATGAGCAGCGGTCTGGCGCCCGCCTTGCTTCGCCAGCGTCACATCCCAGGTCGCGGTGCACGCGACCCCAGCGGGGATGTGACATGGAGAATGCCTGTCTGCTGCTCGCGGTGGTGCCCATCCGCTCCCTCGCGGACGAAGAGCCGCGCGACGTGGAGACGACCTGCAACCACGGGAAGCACGCTGACCTGCGGTCGGTGCCGCTGCCCGACCCCGCGACGTCGACCCGGTGCCGAGCCTGGGCTGGAGGCCGCGCCGGATGAGGCCCGGGCTGCCGTCTGGAATGACTTCGCGTCTCAAGACACCTCGGTTGCTGTGCCGACAGGCAGGCGACGACGCCTGCTTTGACATCACGCACCGTGCAGTCATTCCGGGCCCTTCAGGCTTGAAGACGTGTGAGAAAAGAATGCGACCCTGCCTCGTTTCGGCACATTGTCTGACCACAAACTGGATTCGCTATTGTCTGAGTAAGTCCGTATAGTTCCGTATTAATGGTGTTCCGACGACTCGCCAGTGCACTGGGTCTCCTGCTCCTTGTCGTCGTGGCCACGATGGTTGGCTTGCGGGCCCGCACGCCCGAGGGCTCGATGGACCCACGGCCTTCCCAGCCGGAGCCCCAACTCCTGACGCCCGATCCCCTGGCCGCGACGAGCAGCTGGCTGGGCGTCGTCATCGCCGAGGAATCCGTCGACCTGGCCGCATCCCGGGAAGGGCGCGTGGCGAACATTCGCGTCCAGGTGGGGGATGCGGTGAAACAAGGTGAAGTGGTCGCGACGCTGGACGTCACGGCGGCCCAGCAGGAGCTGGCCGTCGCCGAGGCCGAGTTGCTGTCGAGCCGTGCCGAGCTGCGCACCTCGCAGCTCGCCCTGGACGAGGCGCGGGAGCGGCTGGTGCGGCGTGACTCCCAGGAGCAGCTGCGGACCGGGGCCGTTTCCCACGAAGAGGTGTCCACGGCCCGCTATCAGGAACAGACGGCTTCCGCGAAGCTGGAGGTCGCGCAGGCGCAGATCCTCGAGCGCGAAGCGAAGGTGGCCCAGCTTCGCCGCAACGTGACGGAGACCTCCATCCGCGCGCCCTTTCAAGGCGTGGTCGCGAGCCGGTTCGTGGCGACAGGGGCCCAGATCCAGGCGGGCCAGCCCATCCTCCACCTGTTGCGCAGTGGGGCCGTGCAGGTGCGCTTCGCCCTTCCTCCCGCGGATGCACGGCACGTCGCGGTGGGGCAACGGTTGTTGCTGGAGGCGACCGATCAACAACCGATGGTCAGGGGGCGCGTCATTCGCGTCGCGCCCGAAGTCGATGTCGCCGCGATGAAGGTCTTCGCGGTCGCGGAGCTGGAGGCCGGGCCTGACGCCGCGCCGCCAGCGGGCACGGTGGTGCATGTGCGGGTGGAGCCCGGGTCCTCACCCATCGGGCTGCCAACCGTAGCGGGGACTGCCTCGAACCATCCTTGAGACACAGCATGCCCGCCGTTGTGGCACGGCCCTTCGTGCCGGCGGGATCAGGAGCCACACCGTGGGAGGCAATCCATCCATTTTCCGCAAGGAGGCGCTGGAGCACTACCAGCAGCATGGGCGGCAGGACGGGGATGTGCTGCGCATCGCTCCGGAATGGACCCGGGCGGCCTACGTGCTGCTGGTCGGCTTGCTGGTGGTGGCCGCGGTGCTCTGCGCGGTAGGCACCGTGTCCGAGTACGCCTCCGGGACCGCGCTCGTGCGGGTGGAGCGCCGCACGGACGTGGCTGCCCCCCTGGGGGGCGTCGTGGTGTCCGTCGCGGTCCAACCCGGCCAGCGCGTGTCCCAGGGCCAGCTGCTGGTGACGCTCATGTCCGACGACGAGCGCAACTCGCTGGCACGCATCCAGTACGAGTCAGACCTGCACCTGGTGCGATACATGCGCGACCTGTCGGATGTGTCGGCCCGTCAGTCATTGACCGCCCTGCGAGCGGAGCTGGAGCTGGCCCGCTCCAAGCTGGACGCGCGGTCGCTGCGAGCCCCGGTGACGGGCGTCGTGGGGGACCTGCGCATCCAGCCGGGGCAATACCTGACGCCGGGCGCGCAGGTGGCCTCGCTGGTGGAGGACGACGCTCCCGTGTACCTGCTGGCCTTGCTGCCCGGCTACTACCGCCCCTTCCTGCGTCCCGGCATGCCGCTGCGGGTCGAGCTGGACGGCTTCCGCTACGACTACCGGGAAGTGCCCATCGAGTCGGTGGGTGATCAGATCATCGGCCCGGGGGAGCTGCAGCGCTACCTGGGGCCCGACCTGGCGGACGCGGTCAAACCCGAGGGGCCGCTCGTGCTGGTGCGGGCCCGGCTGCCTTCGCGCACCTTCTCCCGGGAGGGGAGGGTGTTCGGGTACTTCGACGGCATGCCCGCCCACGCGGAGGTGGCGGTCCGCTCCGAGCCCATCTTCCTGACCCTCATCCCTGGACTCAAGGTGCTCTTCCCCCATGACGGTTGAACAGGACGCGCCGGGTCCGCGCAAGCCGAGGTTGTCGGAGCGCTTCCCTGCGATGAAGCGGTTGCAGCGGCGCTCGCGCCGGCTCATCGAGGTGCGCCAGCTGTCGGCGACCGACTGCGGCGCGGCGTGCCTCACCATCGTGCTGCACTACCACGGCCGGGAGATGACCCTGGACGCGGTCCGCGAGCTGACCGGCGCGGGCCGCGATGGCGTGGGGGCCCGCACGCTGCTGGACACGGCGCGAAGGCTCGGATTGAGGGGGCGCGCCATCTCCATCGACCTGGATCGCCTGCCCCACCTCCCCGTGGGCGCCATCCTCCACTGGGACTTCAACCACTACGTCGTCTTCGAGAAGATCGACGGCGACCTCGTGTCCATCGTGGATCCCGCCCAGGGACGCCGCACGGTGGCGATGGAGAACTTCCGGCAGCGCTTCACGGGCGTGGTCCTGGTCTTCGAGCCCGCGGCGGACTTCCAGCCCATGGCCCCCGAGCGGCGCAACAGCCTGCGCTACCTGTTGCCCCTGCTGGGACAGGCGGACTCGCTGGGGCGCATCGTCCTGCTGTCCGCCGCGCTGCAGCTCTTCGCGCTCGGGGTTCCCGCGCTCACCGGAATCATCGTGGACCGGGTCGTCCCCCGCGGCGACTACCACCTGCTGCTGGTGCTGGGCGTGTCGCTGGCCAGCCTGGTGTTCTTCCACTTCATGGCCTCGCTCATCCGGGGCCACCTGCTGCTGGAGATGCGGACCCGCCTGGACCTGACCATGGGGCTCGGGTTCCTGGATCACCTGGTGGACCTGGCCTACTCCTTCTTCCAGGTCCGCTCCGCGGGCGACCTGATGATGCGCATGAACTCCCAGGCGCACATCC includes the following:
- a CDS encoding DUF6714 family protein produces the protein MSSPSDSARDLAALARVRQAFAATPPPPASVGRPGLWFDEHGAPHTYDDPESEEAAGHFAGRPWTDFANAALLQWESTQSGLLHLSSQGRAYYLPAYLIALLTEVLDVDTFSALETVVDVLMPPDPRAPRSVPGGQGEAQWKALVQARITAFQDFVAALDGPQRAAVAAFLDAMVPRFGNTPPPNPARVALDEFWATWLPALSGV
- a CDS encoding efflux RND transporter periplasmic adaptor subunit codes for the protein MVFRRLASALGLLLLVVVATMVGLRARTPEGSMDPRPSQPEPQLLTPDPLAATSSWLGVVIAEESVDLAASREGRVANIRVQVGDAVKQGEVVATLDVTAAQQELAVAEAELLSSRAELRTSQLALDEARERLVRRDSQEQLRTGAVSHEEVSTARYQEQTASAKLEVAQAQILEREAKVAQLRRNVTETSIRAPFQGVVASRFVATGAQIQAGQPILHLLRSGAVQVRFALPPADARHVAVGQRLLLEATDQQPMVRGRVIRVAPEVDVAAMKVFAVAELEAGPDAAPPAGTVVHVRVEPGSSPIGLPTVAGTASNHP
- a CDS encoding APC family permease, coding for MRRAVSRWEIVGFSINDVIGSGVYLLPAAAAANLGSASTGAVVLAGLAVLLLVLCFAEAASYFDKPGSAYLYTREAFGERVGFQVGWMTWLARVSSVASLSVGFSRALGFLWPAANSGLGQGLAIAVPLLALTAINVVGVKGGARTAVFLAVTKTVPLLVFIAVGLFSVSVPLATSVAPREGGNLGAAVLLLLFAYAGFENTAAPAGEFKNPRRDVPFALVVQIGVVTLIYTAVQWVALGTLPGVADAQTPLANAAARFLGGWGGLLMTVGGVLSILGTNSNTVLAGPRYLYALAQDGFGPAALATLHPRFRTPTAAILTQTAIALPLAFSGSFEVLATLSVVARLATYFGTAMAVPVLRRKLQAPANAFRIPGGPVIPFAAAALCVVFALSAERENLIAGAVALAVGFVLYRFQRKPDGKAALTSRETS
- a CDS encoding HlyD family efflux transporter periplasmic adaptor subunit gives rise to the protein MGGNPSIFRKEALEHYQQHGRQDGDVLRIAPEWTRAAYVLLVGLLVVAAVLCAVGTVSEYASGTALVRVERRTDVAAPLGGVVVSVAVQPGQRVSQGQLLVTLMSDDERNSLARIQYESDLHLVRYMRDLSDVSARQSLTALRAELELARSKLDARSLRAPVTGVVGDLRIQPGQYLTPGAQVASLVEDDAPVYLLALLPGYYRPFLRPGMPLRVELDGFRYDYREVPIESVGDQIIGPGELQRYLGPDLADAVKPEGPLVLVRARLPSRTFSREGRVFGYFDGMPAHAEVAVRSEPIFLTLIPGLKVLFPHDG